DNA sequence from the Pelagibaculum spongiae genome:
GAATCAGTTCGACTTGTTTTCCTTGTCTCGCTGCTACTGAAGCAGTTAACTCATGTAAGTGATCCCAATTATGGCGATCTGACATGGCCACTTTTTGATTACAATCTTCAGTAGATTTATCTGCCACCAGCCTCAATTTATCGACCAGCTTTTCAGTTGCTTCGGTCTGATCCATCATTCGATCAAGCATTACGGTTAGCTTAAGGAAGTCATTACCAGTCAAGTCAGCTTTGCCTTTCAAGGCTGCAATCTGATCTTCAAAGTCATGGGCAAGCGACACAAACTGATCAAGGCTTAATGCCGATGATTCACCTTTAAAACCATGAACCAAAGCGCCAATCGCATTGGCTTTGTCTTGCAGTTGTGAACGTGACTTAGAGCTTTCTCGTAAAACCTCATTTATTTGTTCAAAGGTTTTATAAGAGTTATCGATAAACATCAGTAACATATCAAAATCAGCATGAATAATAGAAGTCAGCATTTCCATTTGCTGCTCACCTTGCTGTTTGGCTGACTCCAACTCTTTAGCTAGCTGAACTTGGCGCGTGATATCACTAACGGTAACTAATATGTTCAAGCTGGAATCTTCAGAATGAACCCGCGAAAAAGAAAACTTGATAAATTTACTTTCATACACGCCTTCATCATTAGAAATATGAATTTCAACTTCATTTAATGGATTCAAGTCACCAATCAGGCTTGCCTTAACATTAGGCCGGAACAGTAGCTTGATAAAACTATGTGCCGTTGATAGATCTTTTTCAGAAACCACATTTTTTAACAACGAATCAAACGATTGACCTGGAAAATCATCTCGCCCAAAAATGGTCTTCAATTCTCGCGAATGCTGCTCACCAATAATCAAATCGTTATCCAGCAGAAATAAACCTTCGTTTACCGTATCAAGAATTTCCTGCGTTTCACCCCGCGCCGCATCAACTCGCTCGTCCGACTCTCTTAACTGCCGAACAAAGTGAAACATGATGATGAAGAAGTTGATGATTGCCAGCGAGATACCAATAGTCTGGATAATTCGCAAACGAGTGGCTTTGGAACTGGCGACTTGCTCCAAATCAGTGGTTAAGGTGTTCATCAGTTTCAATAAAACCAGGTTTTTTTGGCTGCCATATTCAATGGCTTCTTCCAGCCGCTCACTAAAAAAACCTAGGTTTTCTATCGGATTAACCGACAGTAAGTCATCAACCTTTTCCAAATAAGGCTGCCAGATTTGCCCAGCATCAATTACCGCCAGCCGACCTTCTTCAGAGTCCACTCGATTGATTTCAACCTGACTACCCGCAGTACCTAGAGTATTTCCACCAGTTCGAAAGGCTTCTAACGTGGTATCAAATAAAACCGTGGTATTGCGTAGTTCATTGATTGCTTCTACTACCGACTCATCGGCATCTTGCGATACTTTAATATCCAACAATGACTTCATCATCCGCTGGGAAAGCATCCGCTGACGACCCGCAACGTTTACACCCACCGCATCATCGGCAATTTCAAATGAAATATAGAAATTCAGCAGCAAAACCGATGCATCTAGTAAAAGAAATAAGGCAACTGAGACAATTATTCCTTTATATTTTCCGTAATCAGATATCCGCATAACAACCCCACGTTACTAACATTAATTTGCTCCTGTTACTTGTTTTTTAAGCAGAAACCAACTGAACCTGAATTCGCATTACTGATAGTTTTTTTCAGCCAGCAAAAAAATAAACAACTCTATAAGATGAGTTTTATTTACCTGTTTTATTGTTGGTCAATCAGATAACTCAAAAGCAACCTCCATTAAGAGACTTATGGGCTTTCCTTTTGAGCGGCTGCGAATATTCACCAAAATAGGTCGTCTGCCATGGATGCGGATCAAGGGAGAATTAAAGCTTACCGAGCAATATTGAAAAATGAGCTCTAGCTAACAGTTTTACTAACACAAGTTGACTTGAGCTTGATTTCGTTTTTCTCTTTTTCATAAAAAAGCCCCGGCAAACCGAGGCTTATGCAACAAAAAGATGACTAAGCGTTATTTTATTTCAGGTTGGTAAGCTTCTATTTTGGTGACATCAATTGAATAGAGCGCTTCCGCATATTCTGTCTGCTTGCTGGATGCGCTCAGCACACCATAGACCCAAAAGGGCTCCCAACCTTTGTCAGAATACGCCTTCCCTTCGGCATACTTCATGTAAACCATTTGGTTGGCTGGCGGTGGTGGTGTGTGAATGCAAGCGCCCACTGTTGGCACCAAAAGGAATTCAGTTGCTTTCCCAGCATCACCGGCAGCTAACGGCACTAGGTAACCTGGAATACGAACCAGTTGCCCATTCAATTCTGGCAGCACCTTGAGCCCGAGCTCTTGGAGATAGTCTCGCAGTTCTATCGGTGTAATTTTTTGCTCATCAAAACGTTTTTTGATTTCTTCTGAAACCGGTGGCCGCATTTGATCCCAGTAAAGGGTTTTAACCTTAATTGCATCATCTGCCGCAAATAACGAAAAAGACGAAAATAGCGGCAACAGCAGCAAACTTAATAAAATAGCTCTCACAATCAACCTCTCACTCTTGAATTCATTTAATCCACTTAATCCCGCGACTTAACAACGCAGGCTTGTCATCACCAGCCGTTAATAATGCAAACTTAAACCATCTGAAAGTGCGTTTCGGTAGGCGCGCCAAGCAGGAATAAAACCAACTAAAGCAGCACCGGCCAGCACACCAGACAACATGAGCCATTCACTCTGACGAGGCCAGTCAAAGCCGACGGTAATACCGTATTGGCTTTGTAATAGCGGCCCGAGCAACCCCAGCAACAAATATAAACTGGCTAGCCCTGCCAAGCAGCCAATCAATCCGTAAAAAAGTGCTTCTAATTCCAGCAGTATGAAAATATGTAGCGGCCTAGCGCCAACTGCTCGCAAAATCGCCATTTCTCTACGCCGTTCATTCAGGGAGGTTAAAATTGCCGTTAGCATGCCCGACAACCCAGCTACCACCACCAACAGTGAAATCGCCAACAGTATTTTTTCCACCACACTAATCAATTGCCATAACTGCTGTAGCGTAACACCGGGTAAAACAGCCATTAATGGCTCACCCGAATATTCATTAATCCAACGCTGTACCGAAAATGCCGCAATTCGAGACTTCAAACCAACAAAAGCCGCAGTAACGGCTTTCGGTTGCAGATCCATTTGTTTAACTCGATCTGCTGAAATCGAAAAGCCTGGTATTGCTGGCGCACCATCTAGCCAATCAATGTGTAGCGCTTCTATTCCTTGTAGCGATACCAAAATAGCCCGATCAAGCGGCGTACCTGTTCGCTGTAAAATGCCTGAAACAGAAAACGGTTTGTCCTGATGCTGTTGCAGAGAATTTTTCTCAACACCATGGCTGAGTACAATTTTTTGATCAATTTGATAGTTCAGCTGGCTGGCAACATCAGCACCTAAAACTGCTTGAAACACCCCATCGAATGTTTGCCCCTGAGCAAAAGTTAGCGATTGCTTATTACCAAATTTATAGCGTTTAAAAATATTCTTTTCGGTGCCGACAACCCTAAAACCCTGGTGCGAATCACCAAGCGACAAAGGCACCACCCAGTCAACTTTTTTTTGCTTGCGAATCGCTTCAATTGAAGACCAGCGCATATTGTTAGTGGCATCTCCTATGTGAAACACCGAGTACAGCAACAACTGAATGCCACCTGAGCGAGCGCCCACTAACAAATCAGTGCCCGCGATGGTACGAGTAAAGTTATCTCTCGCCTCATAACGCATTCGTTCGACACCTAACAATAAAACCACGCTAATGGTGATTGAAAAAATGGTTAGAGCGGCGGTCAATCGTCGGTTCCACAGGCTTTGCAATGCAAGTTTAAACATCAAATAATCTCCCGTTGTGGCTGGAAGCTCTTATTGATGTCCCCTAAAGAAATGCATCGATCAAAGCCTTTCTCCAAACTCGGATCATGACTGACAAACATCAGCGCACAATCGCTGCGCTGGCATTGTTCAAATAACAAATCCATAAAGGCATTTCGGCTGGAATGATCTAAAGCGGAAGTGGGCTCATCGGCAATTAACAAACCCGGATTGCCGATTAATGCTCTGGCAACTGCAACGCGTTGCTGCTGGCCAATACTCAATTGCTGTACCGGTCGATCATGCAAGTTTTCAGACAAGCCAAGCCCGGTTAAAAGTACCGAAGCGGCTTGAGATATCGAACCATGTTCAGCAATTGCTGCTTTTTTTCGACGAGCAGAAAACTGGCAACTCAGCAAAACATTGTCACGCATGGTTAGCCAAGGCATTAGATTAAATTGCTGAAAAACGAACCCGATATGATCCGCACGAAATTTATCTTTTGCCGAAGGGCTTAAATCAGCCAATGGTTGGCCAAACAAAGATAATTCGCCTTGATAGCCTTGTAGTATTCCACCAATCAAACTCAATAAAGTTGTTTTGCCACTTCCACTTGGCCCGCGTAAGAATAATTTCTCACCACGCGCCAATGATAGATGCGGAATATCCAGCAAATAGAGTGACGCAGCTAACTCAGGGTTAACTGCTGATTTTGAATCAGCTGCTTTGCCCGAATTCCAAGCAAAGCGCAGCTGATTAATTTCCAATACAGATGATGTCATTTTCAAAAGTTGAACTGGTTATTTTTAGCCGTTAACTGACCTAGTTTTTGCCCTGCTGGCAACAAGATGCGTAGCTTCAATTGCTGACTGCCCGGAAAGCGCTCAAACAGCTTACTGGTCAGACTGTTGATTTGCTCAGGCTGCTGACATTGATACAACCAGCTGGCATGAAATTCTATATGACCAGCTTCTTCGTGATCGACATGGTCTTTGTGTTCGTCATGATCTTTGTGTTCTTCATGATCTTCGTGATCGACATGGTCTTTGTGTTCGTCATGATCTTTGTGTTCGTCATGGTCTTTGTGTTCTTCATGCCCATGATCATCTTCACCTTCCGTTTCAATTTCAGCCTCGGCCTCAACTAGCTGGCAATTGGCTTGCGCGTTGAAACTGAACCATTGCTGCTTTAATAGTGCAACCGCCTGATGCGCTTTAGATTTCTGTTGATCTGTTTTAAGTTGTTCAAAACCGAGTAAGTCTTGACCAGGAACCCGCAGCTCCATTAAAACGCTGTTGCCTTCCACGGCTACATCTAGAC
Encoded proteins:
- a CDS encoding ZrgA family zinc uptake protein; this encodes MKACFKLVAAVVLMTTASVAYAADNLSAHQHGAGSLDVAVEGNSVLMELRVPGQDLLGFEQLKTDQQKSKAHQAVALLKQQWFSFNAQANCQLVEAEAEIETEGEDDHGHEEHKDHDEHKDHDEHKDHVDHEDHEEHKDHDEHKDHVDHEEAGHIEFHASWLYQCQQPEQINSLTSKLFERFPGSQQLKLRILLPAGQKLGQLTAKNNQFNF
- a CDS encoding DUF3299 domain-containing protein, encoding MRAILLSLLLLPLFSSFSLFAADDAIKVKTLYWDQMRPPVSEEIKKRFDEQKITPIELRDYLQELGLKVLPELNGQLVRIPGYLVPLAAGDAGKATEFLLVPTVGACIHTPPPPANQMVYMKYAEGKAYSDKGWEPFWVYGVLSASSKQTEYAEALYSIDVTKIEAYQPEIK
- a CDS encoding ABC transporter ATP-binding protein, whose amino-acid sequence is MTSSVLEINQLRFAWNSGKAADSKSAVNPELAASLYLLDIPHLSLARGEKLFLRGPSGSGKTTLLSLIGGILQGYQGELSLFGQPLADLSPSAKDKFRADHIGFVFQQFNLMPWLTMRDNVLLSCQFSARRKKAAIAEHGSISQAASVLLTGLGLSENLHDRPVQQLSIGQQQRVAVARALIGNPGLLIADEPTSALDHSSRNAFMDLLFEQCQRSDCALMFVSHDPSLEKGFDRCISLGDINKSFQPQREII
- a CDS encoding type IV pili methyl-accepting chemotaxis transducer N-terminal domain-containing protein, which gives rise to MRISDYGKYKGIIVSVALFLLLDASVLLLNFYISFEIADDAVGVNVAGRQRMLSQRMMKSLLDIKVSQDADESVVEAINELRNTTVLFDTTLEAFRTGGNTLGTAGSQVEINRVDSEEGRLAVIDAGQIWQPYLEKVDDLLSVNPIENLGFFSERLEEAIEYGSQKNLVLLKLMNTLTTDLEQVASSKATRLRIIQTIGISLAIINFFIIMFHFVRQLRESDERVDAARGETQEILDTVNEGLFLLDNDLIIGEQHSRELKTIFGRDDFPGQSFDSLLKNVVSEKDLSTAHSFIKLLFRPNVKASLIGDLNPLNEVEIHISNDEGVYESKFIKFSFSRVHSEDSSLNILVTVSDITRQVQLAKELESAKQQGEQQMEMLTSIIHADFDMLLMFIDNSYKTFEQINEVLRESSKSRSQLQDKANAIGALVHGFKGESSALSLDQFVSLAHDFEDQIAALKGKADLTGNDFLKLTVMLDRMMDQTEATEKLVDKLRLVADKSTEDCNQKVAMSDRHNWDHLHELTASVAARQGKQVELIHAGLNDHVLEQDLLQKLNSITIQFIRNAISHGIELPDQRIQASKKPVGKILVRFAKRNDGSYEYVFQDDGAGFNLEAIRARAIEAGIADEAQAARMDHKQLISMIFEPDLSTQGQVDSDSGRGVGMVAVKDMVNELAGKMTVGFRKGVGSTFSISIPPQLAGIEIVDEIEMTGNIGEIAVNA
- a CDS encoding ABC transporter permease, producing the protein MFKLALQSLWNRRLTAALTIFSITISVVLLLGVERMRYEARDNFTRTIAGTDLLVGARSGGIQLLLYSVFHIGDATNNMRWSSIEAIRKQKKVDWVVPLSLGDSHQGFRVVGTEKNIFKRYKFGNKQSLTFAQGQTFDGVFQAVLGADVASQLNYQIDQKIVLSHGVEKNSLQQHQDKPFSVSGILQRTGTPLDRAILVSLQGIEALHIDWLDGAPAIPGFSISADRVKQMDLQPKAVTAAFVGLKSRIAAFSVQRWINEYSGEPLMAVLPGVTLQQLWQLISVVEKILLAISLLVVVAGLSGMLTAILTSLNERRREMAILRAVGARPLHIFILLELEALFYGLIGCLAGLASLYLLLGLLGPLLQSQYGITVGFDWPRQSEWLMLSGVLAGAALVGFIPAWRAYRNALSDGLSLHY